Proteins co-encoded in one Desulfovibrio inopinatus DSM 10711 genomic window:
- a CDS encoding TetR/AcrR family transcriptional regulator, protein MSKKDSISKKEAILRSAQEVFGEYGYSGTTMKMVADKAGVAFGLVFHYYKSKENLFLTAGFDLVDSLFEKVMTEIKQTDTGLDNVRTFVQVYFEFTQQETSRFKILIRCSPYSDGEPQIDKAPIAEKFREFIEDLQYFIIRGMRDGTIRDLPVEETAFLIYSTMVGAIRTTVLAPFQLTNIYDEALEFIIRSIETTSDKKPLPRTTRLYRKHQD, encoded by the coding sequence ATGTCCAAAAAGGATTCCATTTCAAAAAAGGAAGCCATACTGCGTTCAGCCCAAGAGGTCTTTGGCGAATACGGCTATTCGGGAACAACCATGAAAATGGTTGCGGATAAAGCCGGAGTCGCGTTTGGCCTCGTCTTTCATTACTATAAAAGTAAAGAAAATCTGTTTTTGACTGCAGGCTTTGATCTTGTGGATTCACTGTTCGAAAAGGTCATGACTGAGATCAAGCAAACCGACACAGGACTCGACAATGTTCGCACATTTGTCCAAGTCTACTTTGAGTTTACACAGCAAGAAACCTCTCGTTTCAAAATTCTCATTCGCTGCTCTCCGTACAGTGACGGAGAACCCCAAATAGACAAGGCACCGATCGCTGAAAAATTCCGCGAATTCATTGAAGATCTGCAGTATTTCATCATTCGCGGCATGCGCGATGGTACCATTCGAGACCTGCCCGTCGAAGAAACAGCTTTTCTCATTTATAGCACCATGGTCGGCGCTATCCGCACGACCGTCCTCGCTCCTTTTCAACTCACCAATATTTATGATGAAGCGCTTGAGTTCATCATCCGCAGCATTGAAACCACTTCCGATAAGAAACCTCTCCCACGTACGACCCGACTGTATCGCAAACACCAAGACTAG